From one Mustela nigripes isolate SB6536 chromosome 16, MUSNIG.SB6536, whole genome shotgun sequence genomic stretch:
- the RPAIN gene encoding RPA-interacting protein isoform X3, translating into MAEAPGSGRRSRYKAVGSPPWKEAFRQGCLERLRNSRDRLLNRYRQAGGNMPRRAQNPLLVQEVMEEEWSALRARDSCPEALTQLEELLDLAVLEEIQQELADQEQCLLSEYEKSLQFDECCLSVMLAEWEANPLICPVCVSLQD; encoded by the exons ATGGCGGAGGCGCCGGGCTCGGGCCGCCGATCGCGGTACAAAGCGGTGGGCTCGCCGCCGTGGAAGGAGGCTTTCCGGCAG GGATGCCTGGAGAGATTGAGAAACAGCCGGGACAGGCTCCTGAACAGATACCGCCAGGCTGGAGGCAACATGCCAAGGAGAGCTCAGAACCCCCTTCTGGTGCAGGAGGTGATGGAAGAAGAGTGGAGCGCTCTGCGGGCCAGGGACAGCTGTCCAGAGGCCTTGACCCAG TTGGAGGAGCTGCTGGACCTGGCTGTGCTCGAGGAGATCCAGCAGGAGCTGGCTGACCAAG AACAGTGCCTCCTCAGTGAGTACGAGAAGAGCCTGCAGTTCGACGAGTGCTGTCTCAGTGTCATGCTGGCTGAGTGGGAGGCGAACCCCCTCATCTGTCCTGTGTGCGTGAG TCTCCAGGATTGA
- the RPAIN gene encoding RPA-interacting protein isoform X1, whose amino-acid sequence MAEAPGSGRRSRYKAVGSPPWKEAFRQGCLERLRNSRDRLLNRYRQAGGNMPRRAQNPLLVQEVMEEEWSALRARDSCPEALTQLEELLDLAVLEEIQQELADQEQCLLSEYEKSLQFDECCLSVMLAEWEANPLICPVCVRFNLRVSGGVVTCPCGLSLSSHSPGLTEQKLRACLEDSINEHGAHCPHTPEFSVTDGTEEKPSLLMSCVVQATEPHLPMRP is encoded by the exons ATGGCGGAGGCGCCGGGCTCGGGCCGCCGATCGCGGTACAAAGCGGTGGGCTCGCCGCCGTGGAAGGAGGCTTTCCGGCAG GGATGCCTGGAGAGATTGAGAAACAGCCGGGACAGGCTCCTGAACAGATACCGCCAGGCTGGAGGCAACATGCCAAGGAGAGCTCAGAACCCCCTTCTGGTGCAGGAGGTGATGGAAGAAGAGTGGAGCGCTCTGCGGGCCAGGGACAGCTGTCCAGAGGCCTTGACCCAG TTGGAGGAGCTGCTGGACCTGGCTGTGCTCGAGGAGATCCAGCAGGAGCTGGCTGACCAAG AACAGTGCCTCCTCAGTGAGTACGAGAAGAGCCTGCAGTTCGACGAGTGCTGTCTCAGTGTCATGCTGGCTGAGTGGGAGGCGAACCCCCTCATCTGTCCTGTGTGCGTGAG GTTCAACCTGAGAGTGTCAGGCGGCGTGGTCACGTGTCCGTGTGGCCTGTCCCTCTCCTCGCAC TCTCCAGGATTGACGGAGCAAAAGCTTCGAGCCTGCTTAGAGGACAGCATCAATGAGCACGGTGCACACTGTCCGCACACGCCTGAGTTCTCCGTCACGGACGGGACAGAAGAAAAGCCCAGTCTTCTCATGAGCTGCGTG GTTCAGGCGACAGAGCCTCACCTCCCCATGAGGCCATGA
- the RPAIN gene encoding RPA-interacting protein isoform X2 → MAEAPGSGRRSRYKAVGSPPWKEAFRQGCLERLRNSRDRLLNRYRQAGGNMPRRAQNPLLVQEVMEEEWSALRARDSCPEALTQLEELLDLAVLEEIQQELADQEQCLLSEYEKSLQFDECCLSVMLAEWEANPLICPVCVRFNLRVSGGVVTCPCGLSLSSHSPGLTEQKLRACLEDSINEHGAHCPHTPEFSVTDGTEEKPSLLMSCVACDTWVVIL, encoded by the exons ATGGCGGAGGCGCCGGGCTCGGGCCGCCGATCGCGGTACAAAGCGGTGGGCTCGCCGCCGTGGAAGGAGGCTTTCCGGCAG GGATGCCTGGAGAGATTGAGAAACAGCCGGGACAGGCTCCTGAACAGATACCGCCAGGCTGGAGGCAACATGCCAAGGAGAGCTCAGAACCCCCTTCTGGTGCAGGAGGTGATGGAAGAAGAGTGGAGCGCTCTGCGGGCCAGGGACAGCTGTCCAGAGGCCTTGACCCAG TTGGAGGAGCTGCTGGACCTGGCTGTGCTCGAGGAGATCCAGCAGGAGCTGGCTGACCAAG AACAGTGCCTCCTCAGTGAGTACGAGAAGAGCCTGCAGTTCGACGAGTGCTGTCTCAGTGTCATGCTGGCTGAGTGGGAGGCGAACCCCCTCATCTGTCCTGTGTGCGTGAG GTTCAACCTGAGAGTGTCAGGCGGCGTGGTCACGTGTCCGTGTGGCCTGTCCCTCTCCTCGCAC TCTCCAGGATTGACGGAGCAAAAGCTTCGAGCCTGCTTAGAGGACAGCATCAATGAGCACGGTGCACACTGTCCGCACACGCCTGAGTTCTCCGTCACGGACGGGACAGAAGAAAAGCCCAGTCTTCTCATGAGCTGCGTG GCTTGCGACACGTGGGTTGTGATTCTCTAG
- the C1QBP gene encoding complement component 1 Q subcomponent-binding protein, mitochondrial, with product MLPLLRRVPRALGSAAAVLRSAPAPPPRPLLQPAPRPCVRPFGSLRVRAGLLRSRGPCGCGCGCGALHTQGDKAFVEFLSDEIKEERKIQKHKSLPKMSGGWELEVNGTEAKLVRRVAGEKVTVTFNTNNSIPPTFDGEEEPSQGQKAEEQEPELKSTPNFVVEVIKDGGKKALVLDCHYPEDEVGQEEEEESDIFSIREVSFQAVGESEWKDTNYTLNTDSLDWALYDHLMDFLADRGVDNTFADELVELSTALEHREYIAFLEDLQGFVKTQ from the exons ATGCTCCCTCTGCTGCGCCGAGTGCCCCGCGCGCTGGGCTCCGCGGCCGCCGTGCTCCGCtccgcgcccgccccgccgcctcgGCCGCTGCTGCAGCCAGCGCCCCGGCCTTGCGTGCGGCCGTTCGGGTCGCTCCGAGTGCGCGCCGGCCTCCTGCGCTCCCGCGGGCcctgcggctgcggctgcggctgcggcgcGCTGCACACGCAGG GAGATAAAGCTTTTGTGGAGTTCCTGAGTGATGAGattaaggaggaaaggaagatccAGAAGCACAAATCCCTCCCCAAGATGTCAGGAGGCTGGGAGCTGGAAGTGAACGGGACGGAAGCCAAACTCGTGCGGAGAGTTGCCGGGGAAAA GGTCACCGTCACCTTCAACACCAACAACAGCATCCCACCCACGTTTGACGGCGAGGAGGAGCCGTCCCAGGGGCAGAAAGCGGAAGAACAGGAG CCTGAACTGAAGTCCACACCCAATTTCGTGGTGGAAGTCATTAAGGACGGTGGCAAGAAGGCTTTGGTGCTGGACTGTCATTATCCGGAAGATGAG GTTGggcaagaggaagaggaggagagtgaCATCTTCTCCATCAGGGAGGTGAGCTTTCAGGCTGTCGGCGAGTCAGAGTGGAAGGACACAAATTATACGCTCAACACTGACTCCCTGGACTGG GCCTTGTACGACCACCTGATGGATTTCCTGGCTGACCGAGGGGTGGACAACACGTTCGCAGACGAGCTGGTGGAGCTGAGCACGGCCCTGGAGCACCGGGAGTACATTGCCTTTCTCGAGGACCTCCAGGGCTTCGTCAAGACCCAGTAG